TAAAAGATGTGCCTAATACTTTCACCTCTACTCCATCAGCCATTTTCACAATAAAAGGGGTTTTACTTTTTGATACATCAAAATATCCTTCCCCCTGAAAACGGACTTCCCGAATTTTCTTCTTCGAATTATATACATAAGTAATATCCGACCCTGAATTCAACTTTACGACCGACCCGTCAGGCAACGCTATTTCCGAACGGTTCCCGTAATCGGCAGTCAAGCTGACAGAGATATCCTGCTCCTTATCAAATACTCCGGTAACAGAAAGAACGACCATCAATAAGACAGAGGCAGCAATACCCGATAAAGTATAATAAATATTATTCATACGTTTCCGAAGAAGAGTCTTCTGTCTGTTCGACGTATCCACTTTCTCCCAGGCACGATCCACATTGAAAATACCAGGATCCATATAATGTCCGGATTCCTCCCAGATCCTGCGGTACCGCTCCATTTCCTGCCGATTCTCCTCTTTTCGATCCAGCCATTCCTGTAGTACCGGATCGGTGATATCTTTTTCACCACTGAGCAGGTAATCTATTATATGATCACTTATATGTTCTTTTTCTTCCATGAATCTTCCTTTTATAATTAAGACACCCTAAAACAAAAAAGGTCCTATACGGACCTAAAAAAAATTATATACCTTTTACCTCCAGGCACTTTTTCAACCTCTGAAGGGATGCCCATATCTGATTTTTAATTGTTTTGACTGAAATGGATAACTGGTCTGCAATCTCTTTCTGCTTCAGTCCTTTTACGCGGTGAAGGAGTAACACCTCTTTACACCTGCCAGGCAACAGGTTGATACAATCGTAAAGGGCCATGCGGAATTCTTCAGTCTCAAGCGGATTTTCTTCGTAATAAGAAAGTTGCTCTTCCCGGTTCTCTAAAACTGTTTTGTAATTCGTTTGCGTACGGATATGATTCAATGCCAAATTTCTAGCCATCTTATAAAGGTATCCGGAAACATTTTCGCCAATCGCTATTTTCTTCCGATTGTTCCAAAGCGTAAAGAATAAGTCCTGCACAACATCCTCAGCATCCTCCTTCTCTCCTAACAGACGATAGACATAACAACACAAGCGGCTGTAATATCGTACAAACAGCTTATTGTAACTGGTGTAATCATCATTTCCGATTGCAGCAATTAGTTTTTCATCTGTAATAGAGGCATTCAATATATATTAAGTTAAATATTCAACAAGTATTATTCTGTAATTATCATAACTATTTCTTAATGACATGGCTGTATGAGCTAATTAAAATCATTTTCTATATAATTGCACGCTATAATCCAATGCAAATGTAAACTTATTTTTGTTATAAAAAATAGTATAAAACTACTTATTTGATGGATTATCCTCTGATTCACCAATCATCTTCTTACCGGAAGCTGTCACATATCGTAAAAATTCGCAATGCACGTCGATATCCATTATTCCTTTTTTATCAATTCATTTTCACGATACCTTTACAAAGAAAAGCAGTATATCTTCATGCCCCAATATTCATGCTTAGGTAAAATACACAAAACGGCTAGGTTTTTTACATCGTATGCAGGAAAAGAAAAAAGCAAGGTAGATTGTTATTTCCCATATGACAAGCAAAGACTTTATCGTTTTGTCCTTATATTTGTCTCAAATAAAATAAGTTCGATATGGAAAAAGAAATAGAAGAGAAAGCCCCCAAAAACGTTCACCAGGGTTCGAACGTCCGCAAATTACGTAATATAATGGGTATCAAACAGAGCTCATTGGCGGAAAGGCTCGGTACTACGCAACAAAAGGTTTCACGTATCGAAAGCCAACGGGTAATCGAAAAAGATACGTTGATCCAAATCGCGAACATCCTAAATGTTTCTCCCAAGATCATTGAAGAACTGGATGAAAACCCGCTGTCAGTTATTATTGAAAATAACAATTTTGAAAGTGGAAGTTATAATACAGGAGTTGATAACTCGAATGTTGGAGAAGAAAATCATCACAATACAATCCATCATCCCCTAGATAAAATCATGGAATTGAACAAACAAGCCACCGACCTTTTTGAACGCATGCTGGCCGTTGAAAAAGAGAAGTCCGCTTTGTTGGAACAATTATTGAAGGAGAAAGAGTAATATTCATAGTTACAACCCGATATAACCTGAAGTTCATCCCAAAGAAAAGATAAGGTCCCGTCGTAGTAATTGCTTGTCGACAATTATAAATCAATTCGCCGATAATAGTGAGCATTCAGCGTAGTATACACCTCCTGAATGCTCACTATTCACGATCGATCATTTCATCCAGTAAATCTACCTCGATAACAAATAGATGTTGCAAAAACAGTTAATCAGGTCTTTTTGCAAAGAAACAACAGCATATACCGCTCATATGGAAGGATAAGGAGCCACCTCCATCGCCTTTATAGTTGCACCGTTAGCTGTCTGACGTAATCCCAGAACAAGGACATTTTTCTTTTTCCCGAAGTTCAACCAACATTCCGGCAAGTAAAACTCACGTTGCGGACCAGCCTCCCAATGACGACCGATATTATGTCCGTTCAGCCACATATAGCCGTTACCGGAAGCATTGATCCGTAGCAACCAAGGAATCCAAACGGAAGGATCAGCCGACGGTAATTCAAACTCGACCCGATACCAGGAGAAAAGACCGTCGGGATCACTTGTAGGCTGTATATCGTTTCCTTTACGGGGGATATCGCCGGTTGTATCCAAAGCGACTGATTGCCAACCTTGCGGAGTGAACTGCGGCAGGTTCCAACCGACAGTTATTC
This is a stretch of genomic DNA from Parabacteroides chongii. It encodes these proteins:
- a CDS encoding RNA polymerase sigma factor, whose translation is MNASITDEKLIAAIGNDDYTSYNKLFVRYYSRLCCYVYRLLGEKEDAEDVVQDLFFTLWNNRKKIAIGENVSGYLYKMARNLALNHIRTQTNYKTVLENREEQLSYYEENPLETEEFRMALYDCINLLPGRCKEVLLLHRVKGLKQKEIADQLSISVKTIKNQIWASLQRLKKCLEVKGI
- a CDS encoding helix-turn-helix domain-containing protein — protein: MEKEIEEKAPKNVHQGSNVRKLRNIMGIKQSSLAERLGTTQQKVSRIESQRVIEKDTLIQIANILNVSPKIIEELDENPLSVIIENNNFESGSYNTGVDNSNVGEENHHNTIHHPLDKIMELNKQATDLFERMLAVEKEKSALLEQLLKEKE
- a CDS encoding FecR family protein, producing MEEKEHISDHIIDYLLSGEKDITDPVLQEWLDRKEENRQEMERYRRIWEESGHYMDPGIFNVDRAWEKVDTSNRQKTLLRKRMNNIYYTLSGIAASVLLMVVLSVTGVFDKEQDISVSLTADYGNRSEIALPDGSVVKLNSGSDITYVYNSKKKIREVRFQGEGYFDVSKSKTPFIVKMADGVEVKVLGTSFNLKAYADDPTVQASLVEGDIELGHNNDKLKMKAGDMAEFDKRTNTLKQLSGDLSHSYGWLNNKLYMDDMSLEDVCKYLERWYNVDIHIQGDLGKNIHYNGVIQEETIADVLEALSYLSNIAYHVKGKNISITSK